The sequence tgtctctctctctctctctctctctctctctctctctctctctccccctctctctctctctctctctctccccctctctctctctcatatatttatatgtccGTATATGTACAACAAATACTAGAACACTATCAGAACACTTTGGCATCACTGGCAAGCAACTTACCACTTTCACAGGCAAGTCTGCAACTTTACTCCAGGTGTCTGTTTTTGGACAGTAACTGTAGATCTTGTCCAACAGGCCGCCCATCACATATATGGTGTTGTTGAGTGATGTGGCATTAATGCACCTTTGAGCAAAAGGGCTGGAAGCCACATAGCTCCACTGGTCCTCTGTGGGATCATAGCACTGCACCTACAACAGGCAGGGGGATAAAGCTTGTCAGGTATGATTAACTCAGACCTAAAGTATGTGTTTACAAAACCAACGTGAAGGAATTTTTTCCAGATAAGTGACACGTGTGCCAATCTGTTTTTCATGCAAATCTTCTGTCGatcatactgtatgtagctcCTTCCTTGACTTGATAGTGCAAGCCTTTTTCCGCACAATGGAATGCAGCTTGTTAGCGTACGACAGTCCCACAAAGAacggtttctttttttcactgcgGTCGTGCACTTGTATCTGATTCTCTTGCACTCTTTTCTTGAATTTATGAGTGACATACTTCAAATGTAAGCATGCGGTGAACAAAAGCATCTGAACCGCTTCTGTTGTTCAGATATCAACCTGAAACTCAAATGAGGCAAGAAGTAACTGAACGATTCATAAAACAGATATCTGAGAGAATGTTGTGCAGTGTTATTATGAGTTCATGTTTAGAAAGTACATGGACTCATCAAGCTTGAATTTGCATTCAGTTTGCTAGCAGGACTGTTACTATGTCTGCTTGAGCGCTTTCTGACTGCTGATTAGGATGAAtagattatttacattttggtTACTACAAGTAATCTGCAACTGGTAagtgtgttttatatattgtatttttcacGTGGTAACTTGTATTTAAAATTGtatcaaaaacaataatgatgcctaaatacataaatactaCTGACAGTTATGCGGTTTGCCAAATTATCAGCTCAGAATGCACATACAGTTTACTGTAATATAAAGGAATTAATCATTTTTGCAAGATGAAATGAATGgtatgtgtttttgatttttgcatttgaataccCAACACATTTAAGGCtgtaattgcattttacatCATGTGGATGGCTCAGCTAAACAGAGTCTTGATTAGATTATAAATATCAATATGTGTAGCCGAGACAACAGTGAAGATACTGAGAAGAATGGCTCACCTTGTTTGTATTGGTGTCCTCACTTATTGCCCCTCCAATTGCATACAGCTTCCCAGCACAGCCCACCAATGCAGCAGAGCTCACAGGCAGGAGCAGAGGAGCCACGGCCTCCCACTCATTATCATAGGAGCTGTAGCACTCCACGCTGGACAGCCTCTCCTGGCCATTGTAACCACCCACTACATACAGCTGCAACCACAGACAGGCCTGTTCAGTACTCAGACACACTGaaccaaaacagaaaagcaagtATAATCCCTTGCCTCTATGACTTGAAAAATGTCAAggagtttgtttatttttttttaccttcccTTGGAGGGCAGCCATCTTGTGTCGCCACCTGCCCTTGTTCAAACAGGCAACACGGACCCAGTGGTCCAGCTGTGACATGTATCTCCAAACATCTGAGCTGTTAAGCTGACCTCCTGAAAGAGGAAAGCTTTGATCAGCACAGATTCTCACATTAAGACTATACCCAATCAACAACAATACTCTCTATTCTAAACTCTGAatattgaaattacattacgttaagtttcacatttttgttatttttgaacattttttaattggGCGTCATTCAGCCTGCTCTGTTCTGCTAAAAATAATCAAGTATTGTGACTCGCATAATTACGGAAACTGAACTACTTTGGTAACAATCTCAGTCAAAGTAACACAGGGGTTATCTGATCTGCTCCAAtttgctccaaacacaaacaaaaccatgaTTCAAGTTTAGAGGAACTCTGAAATGGTATCAGTTCCttggaataaaatgtttaacaCATGTCTGAAGTTTCCTTCCTGATGCTTTAAGAGGTATTTGCCTTAATtgcactgtttatttcattagCAGACAGCCTTAATTTGccatgttatgtatttataaatattctgtttatACAGCAGGATGTTTAAAAAGGCCATAAAGGTAAATTTACAGTGTTTCAGTCCTTAAATCATTTCTAACGGCATGCCGTTATTGGTTTCGTGGGCATAATGGCATAAAATTAGATTTTGCCTAGTTTTTTTAGCGTAATTACTATAACTCTAAGCTTCCTATAAGCTGTTCTACCACTTCCtggatatttttttcaacatatatttttctatattcTTAAGAAATTTATTAAGCAGAACCTTTACCCTTCATCCAGATGGTAAATGCCTACAGCTTAATTTGTTTTATGCCTTTACTCCATACATCTTGTCTTATTTCTGTAATTCCATTgtataatgtaattacagaaagTAATGAATGTGCATGAATGAATATGCATTGCATATAATGGAGATCTAAAGGTGGCATTATTATTTcgcatttatttttggcttacTATTTCAGCATTAAATCTGAGTTCATATTCTatctgtcactgtgttatgtgtTTTACAGTGGATAAGGATAAGCATGTTTCACTTCTTTTACGATTAGCCTACCACTTTCTGAAGCTGATGCATCTatattaatgtatgtattaacatCACATGCTGTGAGTGGAAAAGACTGCCACCTAAATGACATGACAATAACTAGGGAAAAgattaaaggcaattacatATCAAGTACCTGACACATAGATGTCATTCTGAAACTGGCAGGCTGCAAACTCAGACTTGGAGTATCCCGGGATAGAAGCAGCTGCAACCCACTCTTTGGTCTGAGGGATGAACTTCTCGGTGAAGGACAACCTGGAGTATCCTTTCATGTCACAGCCGCCAATCACCACGATCACCTCCATTCTCCCCGATGACCTGGTCAAAGACAAAAGCCGGGGTAAGTGCGACTGCCGCGGTTCAGCAGCACCAAAATCCATCACCCAGAACTGAGCTGCACCCTGTCAGTTGCACCCTGTGTAACTAAGGGTGGTGTTTCAGCACAGCAGTTCAGCTAGTGTCTTCAGTTGATTGAAGGCTGTGGTACCCtacaatgccattttattttgttgtctatgaaatgataaaaagcaaacaaaataagatCCAGTTTTCACTGGAATTTACAGCCAGAACACTATTTTCCTTTTGATCTTTGGGAGATGAGTGACAATCCCAGAGCACCCAGTAATCAGCCGTCAGAAatgtgaagtttaaaaaaactATGTTATGCTGCAGCtaaatgcataaacacacaaaatgaaacaccaTGGTAATTCTGATGAAAAcaactaaaaatatttttgaaatagaatagaattaaaatcaatgaataaGTTTTTggcttttgtattttgaatacctacataaatttgtttttgaatgcagtaaaataaaatccataCTCTTTTGTCAAaagcaatattttaatattttggaTCTGAACTtgagtaaaggaaaaaaaaaaacatttttacttttgtacttaaagcatgtttttattttttaagtggCTGCAATGATGTATTTCAAAACTGGCCTTGTGAGGAAGATTGTGTTGAAACATGTTTgaattgctgttatttttctctcttgcaATTCCTTTAAGCTCTTGGAAGGCACAATGAGCATGGATTTAGAGGGTGCATTAAGTGTTTGCAAGACAGACCTGAAACACCTAGCAGATAGTGGAGTCTCTGCACTGTGGAAGCCACTGTACCTTCTGGGCTGCGTCCGTGCAGAGTTGACTTCTTTCCCGAAGGCATGGTACTTCCTGACCTCCTGCAGCAGGGGCCGGCACTCAGCGCAATCCTGGACAAGATTGTCGGCCTCAACGGTGTTGACAAAAAAGACGGGGTCCACTAGGGGCAAGCGCAGCAGCCCCAGCAGGGCCTTCAGCGCGGCCCTCCTGCCGCTGGGGTCGTGGTGCACCCACTTGAGCACGGCCTCCACCAGCACCTCCTCGCGGTTGACCCGGAGCTGCTCACAGGACAGCAGCTCCATGATGCGCTCCTTGGACAGGCTGAGGAACTCCTCGTGCTTGTAGACCTCCACAAAGTCCTGGTAGAGCAGCCTCTGGCACTGCTCGGCCAGCGGGTGGATGAAGTAGGAGCTGGCGAAGTCCATGATGCCCAGGCAGTTGGAGTGGTCCACCCGGCTCTCCAGGAACCGGACACAGGCCTTGCTCAGCACGGTCACGCCCAGCAGGTCGGCGGCGGTGAAGACGCTCTCCACGTTCCCCTCGTCCACGTCCACCCTGCCCTCGTACATGAAGTTGAGCACGTTCTCCATGGCGGCGGCCGAGACGCCCTGGATCCTCACCAGGCGCTGCTGGCTCTCGCGCATGGGGCTGTGGAACATGGTGCGGAAGTAGGGGCTGCTGGCGCTGAGCGCAGCACGGTGGCAGGGGAACTCGCTCCCGTCCACCTGCAGCACCACGTCCGTGAAGATGCCGCTCCGCCGGTACGAGTTGAGAACCTGCAGGATGTGCATGGCGTAGCAGGAGCCCGAGCAGAACTCCATCTCCTTCCTCTGACCGGGCTGGTTATCACTGGCACTCCCAAAACCCATCCTGAAACAGATCTGTACAACAgcaaaaagggaggggggagagtgtCAGCATTTACGAAGCAAACTTATCGAAAGGCACATCATTTTGGGtcacataaaaaaatgacataagtcCTTGTATTAGCCTAGGATTGCATCAAGTAGTGGTAACAGTGGCACCACAATAGTACAAATACTACAAGTATGCATTGAAAAAATTACACAAAGAAAATTGCATACAACAATTCAGAAATCATCATCGTATTACAACTGAGATCATATTGCTTTTTCAGTAAATACAGTGTTATATTAGCTCCGCATCCCGTTTCCACTGATGAAACCAGTATGCTTGACATTATATATTCAAATGTGTTGTATGCCAGAAACTGAGATAACAAAGAATCCCAGGAGTCAAGAAAAAGGGGACCCTTTTACTAAAATGTGCCTCTTCTGCATAAACAGAACAGTACAGTTTAGGACATATTATCCttgaaaatacataataaatacaaacatgctCGTTTTGCAGCGTACACAATGAAATTAGATCTATCTGAGCGGCAGCTGCGCTTCATGCCATTTGATCGAAGGACGCCAGACAGAGCAAAGCGCAGGATGAGTGATGACTAGTACTAAAAAGCTAATCTATTGTTTCAGTATAGAATATTGCATGCATCATCTTCTGGTCACTGTTGTTCAAAACCAACATACGCTTATCTTATTAAGTGTGTATTTGGATTTGCaagaaaaattacagcaaaggtgtaataataataataataataaacactgTTTCCATAATTTCTCTTTGTTCAAATGGCCAATGCGATAAATGAGCTAATCGGGTGGCATACATAGAAATGTCCACTTACATTTGTAAAGCAAAGAAACCTACGCCAGGTACAACAAACCTTGCACATGCTGCACAAAAGACCGGCGTTTTAAATTATATCTAATAAGcgaattttaaaacataaatgtcatgCAATCCTTTCTCCAGGTAATAAGGGACAGAAACTTACCTTGAAAAAAGGTTCTGATGATTCAGACCTAGCACAGCGGTAGGTCAGTACCCCTGAAAAGCGTTGAACTATTGAGTAATTTGTCGGCTACTGTAATCAGAGGCAGCTCATGAATGATAGTGACAGGTTATGATGCTCTTTTATGAGGCAAGGACGCAGACGACTCCAACCTGACGGTTCGCGTGTTTTCTTCCGTTTCTAATTCTGCCGTTGCGGGGTGGGCGGGGCGACTCCGAAATAATTACTGTTTGCCTATCCATCTGTCGAAGACAAAGAGCAGTGCGTCAGTGTACCACTCTGTGTCCTCTTTCGCTTTCATTGAGTTAACAGGGGTCGTATCCCCTTAACCGAACTCGCGTTAAACTTTGTGTAAACACTACGCTTAGTATGCATGTTTGATACTGTCCATGAAACACATTAATTTGTCAAAAGCCATTCGTGAAACTACAACTTTACAATCTTGACATGCGCCGCACGGTGTCCCATATGTGCAATATTAGCATGTTAATGCTAAGCATGCTAATTTAAGCAAACgtcatttttgtacatttcctgTAATCCCGGTATTCTTCATATTGTGCAAGTAACATcgaaaatcattttatttgttagtcAAACCACAAAGGTTTTTACAGTACCCGTATAACCTTTCccaaaaaagcacaaactgaaaaaatgaaaaagcccCCTCTGCTGTCACCATTTGTTACAGCACCCCATTCAAAGAAACGGCAGAAGATGTGCGGAATGTAAAGTAccaaaaaataagtaaaataaaataaaataatttaaaatcacattttgttcCTCCACGTAGTCTAAATGTGAAATAAGTTAAAGTATAATATTCTCACATATGAATTTCAAATATATAGAGGATATGGGTGCATTATTTAGATTTTTGTGGAAGTTAAGGTTATGGACTAGATTTTCACCACCAAAAATATGTGATTTTAAGTAAACATAAATTAAATCTTATATTGTAGTGCCAACAAGAATATATATCATAATTTATAATCATTTCTAATTTATCTTAATCTGTAGATAATCTGTATTTAAATTACGTTTACATCTTACATTTGACTTTCAAAAATCAATtcttaatataaaaataaacatttaaataaaatctggGTTTTAGAATGAAATGTTCTGCAGAAAAAAGGTGtaggtgtctgtctgtctgtctgtctgtctctctctctctctctctctcacacacacacacacacacacacacacacacacacacacacacggtgtgcaatcaaacatcaaaatgtgaCTAAGCCATAAAATCAGTGATTCTGAACAATTTTCATACCTTCATACATATATAACCTTTTTTGAATGACTACACAGCTTAAATAATTAAGGAAAATGTAAGGAAACCAATCAGAGGTTTTCCAACACCACTGAAAATCCCATCCTTCCCATATTTTTAGATTATTCATAAATGGAATGTATGCATTTAACcaattgagttttttttcttttcacctaCAATAATTTTAGATGAAACGGAGCTTTCTGTAGGGTCAAGGCTGTTGTGAAGTGAATCACGGAAAAGCCTCTCAAAAAATCTCaagcaaaaatatttctgccaattaaaatgattataaaaGACCATAAAAGACCAGATGCTGGCTGGACCACAGGCTGGACTTAAACAACTACTTCTGATTGTCTCTGGCAAAAAATAAGCTGAAAGTATACAATACatattatcaaaacaaaaaaaatatacataacatGACCTTATTAGAAACAAGAGCTTAgtatataaattaattaataaataaacagcaattctgggttttaaaatttaacatttatttcctaaatgttcatttttccacacaaggatttaatttacatgtttttcaacCATCTCACCTACACACCAAAAGCTGGAGCTCATCATATTAAGCATGCACATAGGAAGCCACACTGTTGTGTACTATCAATACAAAGACCCTGCTACAATGCTGATCTTCACCTTTTGTCAGGTTAGCTTGCTTCTACCTGACTGTTGATCAAAATTTCAAAAGATGTGACAAACTGAAACTAACAATTAACCGTGGTTTTCAGTTTGACTGTGGAGTGATGGCGCTTT comes from Megalops cyprinoides isolate fMegCyp1 chromosome 3, fMegCyp1.pri, whole genome shotgun sequence and encodes:
- the klhl35 gene encoding kelch-like protein 35, whose amino-acid sequence is MGFGSASDNQPGQRKEMEFCSGSCYAMHILQVLNSYRRSGIFTDVVLQVDGSEFPCHRAALSASSPYFRTMFHSPMRESQQRLVRIQGVSAAAMENVLNFMYEGRVDVDEGNVESVFTAADLLGVTVLSKACVRFLESRVDHSNCLGIMDFASSYFIHPLAEQCQRLLYQDFVEVYKHEEFLSLSKERIMELLSCEQLRVNREEVLVEAVLKWVHHDPSGRRAALKALLGLLRLPLVDPVFFVNTVEADNLVQDCAECRPLLQEVRKYHAFGKEVNSARTQPRRSSGRMEVIVVIGGCDMKGYSRLSFTEKFIPQTKEWVAAASIPGYSKSEFAACQFQNDIYVSGGQLNSSDVWRYMSQLDHWVRVACLNKGRWRHKMAALQGKLYVVGGYNGQERLSSVECYSSYDNEWEAVAPLLLPVSSAALVGCAGKLYAIGGAISEDTNTNKVQCYDPTEDQWSYVASSPFAQRCINATSLNNTIYVMGGLLDKIYSYCPKTDTWSKVADLPVKVESCGFTVCGGKIYMLGGRDECGCGTDRVLVFSPESGELTEEPPMSRSVSYHGCVTITQRLPHKP